A window of Candidatus Saccharibacteria bacterium oral taxon 488 genomic DNA:
CTGAACTGGACGGACTGCCTGATGGCTATGAAAAATGGCTGCTGGATTTGGTGGCATTGGGGACGGTGTGCGACATCGTGACGCTGGCAGATGAAAATCGGGCAAATGTGTATTGGGGTTTGGAGGTGTTGAAAAAACAACAACGCCCAGGATTGAAAGCCTTGATGGCGGTGGCGGGTATTGAACCAGAGCGGGTTAATGCTAGGCATCTGGGGTTCGGTCTGGGGCCGCGCATGAACGCAGCAGGTCGGCTGGAAACAGCGCAGCACGCGTTGGATATGCTGGTGGCGCGTGATGGGCTGGCGGCGCTAGAGGCGAGCGAAAAGCTGGAGGAATTGAATGGTAGGCGGCGCGGTATTCAGGACGCGATTTTTGAGGAAGCGTGCGTGCAAGCTGAGGAGTTGGCTGATGACCGGGTGTTGGTGGTCAGTAGTGGCGGTTGGAATCACGGTGTCATCGGTATCGTGGCGTCGAAACTGGTGGAGAAATATAAAAGGCCGGTGTTTATCATTGGCGAGCGCGGCGAGGAAGCAACGGGTTCGGCACGCAGTTTTGGTGATTTTTCAGCGGCCGATGCAGTGCGGGCGGCGGATGACATTATCATCAAAGGCGGCGGGCATGGAGCGGCGGCTGGCGTGACGCTGGAGACTGAAAAAATTGGTGATTTTCGTCGTCGCGTGAATGAGTTTTATGATTCGCTGCAACTCACAAACCAAGAGCGATATTTGCTGCCGCGAGCTGATGTGGAAATCGATGATTTTTCGGAAATTGATGAGGAATTGGTGGCAAATCTGGCGAAAATGGAGCCATTTGGCAATGGTAATCCAGAGCCAGTATTAAAAATTACCACAGCGAGCGTACTGAGCGTGCGGCGGATGGGCGCGGACGGGCAGCACGTTAAATTAGCGCTGCGTGATAAAAACAGTAAAGTGTTGCAGATGCTGGCGTTCAACGCGCCAGAGGAATTTTTCCGCGAGCCAGGCGACGAGGTGGTAGCGTGGTTTCAGCCGACCATCAACGAATGGCAGGGGGCGCGGACGGTTGAAGGGCGGCTCGTTCACGTGGCTTTGTTAGATTGATGTGGTAATTACAACTTTTGTTTGAAGGTGATCACTAGTTATTTGGGTGTAGTGGTTTTTTCGTTGTGAAATTCGCAACGATGTTATGTTGTGCGGGCTTGTGGTTTTTGAGGGAATGTTGGTGACTTGACAAATCGCGAGAGAGAGAGTAATATGAGCCCATAATATAAAGCTTGCTAAACACAAGAAGGAAACAAACATGACACAAAATTATGAAAAAATTGAAAAAGAACAAGGGCTAGACCCACGTGTTGAGTCGCTAGCGATACCATTGGCGCGGGATTATGCTGAAAAAAATTATCCAAAACGTGAAGATGGTACGTTTGAACCAGCATGGCGCGGGGCAAATGGCGAAAAAGATTTGCGAGGAAAGTCTCCCGAAGATGTGGCGGCGCAGTTAGAAAGTGAAGGATATTCTCCAGAGGCGGCGCTTGCTTTAGCGCAGTCAATGGTGGTTGACATTGCCAATACGCCGTATGATCAGTTCCCAGATCACTGGAAAAAGCAGAACCGTGGCGGCGCAGAATTCCTCATTAGCTTGGTGGATGAGGTGGGCGCCGATAATATCCGTGCTTTGGATCTGTCTGACTCAGAGGTGCAAGAAAAATATGGTACGTTAATTCATGCTAACTGGTTGGAGCGCAACCAGTGGGTTCTTGATCCAGAATACGGTAATTCTGTGCTAGCACAGTCATATGCGGATCTTCCTGCCGATGAACAGCAGAAGGATATTGACCAGATGCGGGTGCTGCAGGGTTGGCTTGAAGCTCAGCAGAATCCTGAAGAGATCGGTGTCTAGATACTCGGGCTATGTCCCTCCGAGATAATGACATCATACAAAACTCTCGCTCTGAGGCTAATCAGAGCGAAAGTTTTATTTTGCAAAAATATTTCTCATCTGTTATAATGCAAAAAGTATGGTTCAAGTTACACGTAAAGATCAGAAGGAAGCGAACGAGAATGTGATTCGTCGCTTTAATCGCAGGGTGCTGCAGAGCGGTGTCCTTGCGCGGGCAAAGTCGGTGATGCGATTTGCCAAGCCGATTTCCAAGGTTGAGCGCCGTAAGAAAGCGATTATTCGCCGCGAGCGCCGAGCCGAGAAAACAGCCAGAATGCGTATGGGGGCAACGCGTTAATGTCGGCGCTAAAAGCGCGTATTGCTGATGAAATGAAAGCCGCTCTTCTAGGGCGGCATCGTTTTCGGGGTGATGTCCTGCGTAGTTTGAAGGCGGCAATTCTTAATGAGGAGGTGTCGCTCGGTAGGCGCGACGAGGGCCTAAACGATGCAGAAGTGGAGAAGGTTATTGCCCGTGAAGTTAAAAAACGCAAAGAAAGTGCCGCGTTATACTGGGCGAATGGCCGAGCGGAACTAGCTGAACCAGAGGAGAAGGAGGCGGCAATTTTACAGGAATTTTTGCCTAAACAGCTGAGCGAAGACGAGATTCGGGCAATGGTCGAGGCAGCGGTTGCTGATTTGGATGCGACGATGCAACAAATGGGTCAGGTGATTGGCGCGGTGAAGACTAAAGCCGGCAATGCGGCTGATGGCGCCTTGATTGCGAAAATTACCAAAGAAACGTTAGCAAAACAATAACAACACAGAAAAAGGAGTAAAGAATGATCTTATTATTTGGGCCGCCAGGGGCCGGTAAAAGTATGCAGGGGCAGATGTTGGCGGCGCGTCAGGGTTGGAAATGGCTATCGACCGGCGAGATGTTGCGCCGAAGTAATGATCCGGCGGTGATCGATATTTTACGCTCGGGGGAGTTGGTAAGCGATGAATTGATTTACCAAGTGTTTGAGCAGGCGGTGCAGGATGCGCGCGATAGAAACTATCCAAATATTATTGTCGACGGCTTTCCGCGGACGAAGGAGCAGGCGGCGTGGCTGGATGAGTATATGGCGCAGATGAATGAGAAGATTGATACGGTGATTTCGTTGGAAGTGCCGGAGGCGGAGATTATGCGGCGACTAGAAAAGCGTGGCCGGTTGGAGGATACGCCAGAGGCAATTGCCCGGCGGATGACGATTTATCGGCAAAAAATGTATCCGGTGTTAGGTATTTTTGCCGAGGCAGGGGTTAGGATTGTCCATTTGGATGGCGTCGGTACGGCTGGCGAAGTGCATGACCGGATTTATGAAGAGGCGGCGTACGCATGCCAACTTTAATTACTGGCGAAAAAACGCCGCAGCAGATGAAGGATATGCGCGAATGCGGGCGGATGTTGGCGACAATTTATGATGAATTGCGCCAGCAGGTGACGGCTGGAATGAGCGAGCTGGATGTTAATGAGTTTGTGGCTGGGCGAATTAAGGATTTCGGCGCGGAAGCGACGTATTTGACGGATGAGGTGAAATTTCCAGGGGTGATTTGCGTGTCGACCAATGAGCAATTGGTGCACTCATTTCCGACAGAATATGTGTTCGAGAAGGGCGACGTGGTGAGCTTTGATCTGGTGATCGGCTACCGTGGTATGAAAACCGATAGCGCCTTTACGATGGTGATTGACGAAGAGCCGCGCGGCGCTAAGAAGCATTTACTGCACGCGACGGAACAGAGTTTGTATGCGGGAATTGATGCGATTTCCGGTGGCGGGACGCGCGTTGGCGATATCTCGGCAGCCGTGGAAGCGGTGCTGAAAAAAGCCAAACTAGGTATCATTCGCGAACTGGTTGGTCACGGCGTGGGGCTACAGATGCACATGAGTCCAGAGATTCCAAACTATGGCCGTCGTGGTACCGGTCCAGTATTGCACGCGGGCGACACGATTGCTATTGAGCCGATGGCTAGCCTCGGCAGTGAGAAAATTGTGACCGAGGACGACGGCTGGACGATTAGCCTGAAAGACGGCAGCTTGGGCGCGCATTTTGAACATACTGTGTTGATTACTGAGACGGGCGCGGAGATTTTGACGACGCTCTAGGCTATCTGGTATACTAAGCATATGCAAGAACAATCTCGATATGTGGTAGGAATTGATGTTGGTACGAAGACCGTGCGCTGCGTGGTTGGACATATCGGGGAGTCGGGGCTGCCAAACATTGTTGGTGTCGGCGTTAGTGAGAATAGCGGCATGCGTAAAGGTGCGGTATCGAACTTGACGGGGCCGGCGGCAGCAATTGACAAGGCGCTCGAGGCGGCTGAACGCATGAGCGGCCATCATATCAATGCAGCAGCATTGAGTGTGAATGGGTCGCATATCTTGAGCACCAAGGCTGATGGTATGATCGCGGTGGGGATGAGTGGCGGTGAAGTGACGGACGAGGATGTGCTGCGGATTGAGGAAGTGGCGACGACCGGGAAGGTGCCGGCGAATCGAGAGATTTTGGAGATTGTGCCGCATGCCTATCGGTTGGATGGACAGGACAACATCAAGGATCCGGTGGGGATGAGTGGCACGCGTCTGGAGCTGCGAGCAAATGTGGTCTCGGGCTTGACGCCGTATGTGGCGAATTTACGCCGGTCGGCCGAGATGGCGAATGTCACTGCCTCGAGCCTGACACCGAGCGTGTTGGCAGCGGCGCGAGCGGTGCTCAGTGAGTCGCAGATTGAGAACGGCGTGGCAGTTATCGACATTGGCGGTAGCACGACCGGTGTGGCCGTGTTTGAAGAGGGTGATTTACAGCACGTAGCGGTGATCCCGATGGGAGCGCAGAATGTGACAAATGATGTGGCGATTGGACTAAAGACCGACCCGGAGATCGCTGAGGCGGTCAAATTGGCGCACGCCCGGCTGGGCGGCGGTAAGGCTGGTCGCGTTGATACCAAGCACGACAAACAGGTGTATACGTTTGAACAAAGCGAGATTGACGAGATTGTCGAGGCGCGCTACGAGGAGATTTTCGAGCTAGTCGCCAAAGAATTGAAGCGGGCCGGCGGTATCGGACGGCTGCCAAGTGGTGTGGTGCTGGTTGGTGGTGGCGCCAAGGTTAAGGATCTGGTCGAATTTGCGAAAAATAGCCTCGGCGTGGCGGCTAAACTAGGCGTGCCGGCAGGATATGCGGGCGTGAGCGACGAGGCTAATGGGCCGGAGTTTGCAGCGGCAATTGGTCTGATGCTCATTGACGGGGCAGGGGCCGAGCGGGCCGAGCACGCGCAGAGCAAAGTGGGTTCGGTGACAAAGAAAGCCGGCGGAATGATTAGTCGATTGCTAGCGAGGTTTAAGTAGGAGCTAGTAGACAAAGATGGTATACTTGATAAGAGAAAGATAGGGAGAGGAAAATGCCGCAGATTACACCAAGTGAAGTTCAAACGTTTGCCAGTATCAAAGTTGTCGGTGTCGGTGGAGCTGGTGGTTCGGCCATCAATCGGATGAAAGATGCGGGGCTCGCTGGCGTGCAGTTTATCGCCATGAACACTGATGCTCAGGCGCTGCACAATTCCAAGGCAGATGTCAAGATTCATCTCGGGCACACTACGACCAATGGGCTGGGCGCCGGTGCTGATCCGATGGTGGGTGAGGCGGCGGCTAATGAGTCGCGCGAGGAGATTCGCCAGGCACTTGAGGGTGCGGACATGGTGTTTGTGACGATTGGTGCTGGTGGCGGCACTGGATCGGGCGCTGGGCATATCGTGGCGGAGATTGCTCGCGAGATGGACATCCTGGTGGTTGGCGTGGCGACGCGGCCGTTTAGTTTTGAAGGCGAGAAGCGTCGGGTGAATGCAGACTGGGCAATTACTCATCTGGGTCGCCAGGTTGATACCTTGATCACCATCCCGAACGATCGACTACTGCAGACGATTGATCGGCGGACGCCGCTGCTCGAGACGTTCAAGATTGCTGACGATGTGCTGCGCCAAGGCGTGCAGGGTATCTCGGAGTTAATTACCGAGCATGGTTTGATTAATCTCGACTTTGCTGACGTCAAGGCGGTGATGAGTCGGGCTGGTTCGGCGCTGATGGGGATCGGTCGGGCCGATGGCGAGAACCGTGCGGTGCAGGCCGCTCAGCAAGCGATTGAGAGTCCGCTGATCGAGGTGTCGATTGACGGCGCGAAGGGTGTGCTGTTTAACGTGACTGGTGGCTATGACATGAGCATGGCAGAGATCCAGGAGGCAGCTGAGGTAATTACCAGCGCGGTCAGCCCTGATGCCAATATTATCTTTGGAGCGACGCTCAAGCCAGAGCTCGAAGACGAGGTGATCATCACGGTTATCGCTACTGGGTTTGATAGCGAGACGTATCATGATCACGAGGTGAGTTTGACGAGTGAAGTGTCGCATGAATCAGAGACTGAGGTTGATGACGAGGTGGTTGAAGGGATTGATCTGGAGCTCAGTGAGCAGAGCGGAGCGACGGACTTTACGTCTGAGCAGGAAAATAACATCTGGGATCAGCCAGCTGAGGATGAGGCGGACGAAGATGATACGCCAGCCTTCCTTCGTCGCCGCAAAAAGAACAAGGAGGAATAAATGAGCGGATTTAACATTGGGGATAGCCGCGTGATCGAGTCGCGAGAGGTTTCTGATGGTGTAGCGATTCGCCGCCGCCGCGAGACGCCGGATGGACGGCGTTTCACTACGTATGAACGCGTGGAAAAGCCAAACCTCATTGTGATCAAGAAAAACGGCAGCCGCGAATTATTTGATAGAGTCAAGTTAGCGCATGCGGTGCGCCAGTCGGTTGGCAAATTCCTTAAATCTGATGAGGAAGTCGAGTCGATTATCACGGCGGTTGAAGATAAGTTGTATGCCCTGGGCGCCTCAGAAGTGCCGTCGCGGCAGATCGGCGAGTTTGTACTGGATGAGTTAGCGAAGCGTAACGAGGTGGCGTATGTACGTTTTGCCAGTGTGTTTCAGAAGTTTGAGACGCTGGATGATTTCGTCAAGATATTGGAACAACGCCGCCAGAAAGGACAAGAATAATGCGAGTCATTGTCGTATACCGGGCGGAAAGTGATTACGCGCGCCAAGTCACTAGTTTTCTGCATGACTTTAGTCGGCAGACGGGACATACGATTGAGGAGCTTGACCCAGATTCGGCTGAGGGCAGCGATTTTTGCCGGACATACGACATCGTTGAATACCCAACCGTTATCGCGCTGAGCGCTGATAGTCAGATGCAGAATATGTGGCGCGGATTACCGCTACCGACGATTAGTGAGGTGAGTTTTTATGTTTGATATGCTGCATAAGTGGCTCTCAAACAAAGATTCAAAACGCCAGCAGTTCGCAGCATTAGCGCTGCTGCTCGGCAGCGGCTTGGGCTTGTTAGCTTCGTTTGTGCTGTCGATCGAGGCGCTGACGCTTGCTAAAAATTCGCATGCCGTGCTGAACTGCGACTTGAACGCGGCGATAAGCTGTTCGGCGGTGGCAAACCACTGGTCGGCGACACCACTCGGCTTTCCTAATAGTTTCATCGGTATGATGACGCTACCAGTGATGGTGACAATTGCGGTGGCGCTGCTAGCGGGTGTGAAGTTGCCGAAATGGTTTATGTGGGGCGCGCAGCTTGGCGCGGTGGCGGGCTTGCTGTTTGCTGGTTGGATGTTTTATATGAGTTATGTTGAGATTGGCGCGTTGTGTCCGTGGTGCTTGACACTGGACGCGGGTATGCTGCTGGTCTGTTACGGACTGACTAGATATAATGTGGTGACTAGGATGGTTGGCGGTAGGCGTATGAGAAAATTTGTCGACCGGGGATTTGACACGTTCCTGTTGGCGCTAGTGACCGTTGTGATCGTTGTTGTTATTTTAGCAACATTTGGGCGTGAGCTATTTGCATAAATTAAGAGTAGGCGTATTGAATAATGGTGCTGGTATCCGTATACTGGGCATATGAAGAAAAATTTTCTCATCAGAGCGTTTTTGGGCATTACCATTGTGGCGCTCGGCGGGATTTTGCTGCTGCGGAATCTCGGAGTTATTACCTTTAATAGCTGGCCCCTGTTTTGGGGCGCTTTTTGGGCCTTTGCTGGCTTATTGATACTATTATTCAGTTATCGCAGACCGATAGACTGGGTGTGGGGGCTGTTATTGATAGCTGTTGGCGTGTTGATTGGGCTGAGTGCTTATGGTGTAATTAATATTGGTACGTGGAAATCATTCTGGCCGGTAATACTGATTGCTATTGGTTTGTCGGTCGTGTTCGGTATTGGTTCAGGCCGTCGGCAATCTAAAAAGCGGGCGGTTGATGATGGTGATAGTGAAAAAGTTGCAATTTTTTATGGTGAAGAATCACGGGTGAAAGGTGACTATACTGGTGGCTCCGTGGCAGTAATATTTGGTGGTATGGAGTTGGACCTGCGCCAGGCGAAGATCAAGGATGGTGCAGTTATCGACGTCTTTACCTTTTGTGGCGGTGCCAGCATTAGTTTGCCTGACGACGTGATTGTCAAAAATGAGGTGCGTGGTGTTTTGGGTGGCAGTGAGAATAAAACTGCGCCGAAGTCTTCTGCTAAAAAGACGATCTATCTGAAGGGCGAATGCGTCCTGGGTGGTCTGGAAATCAAATAATCTCTTGGGATTTTGGTA
This region includes:
- a CDS encoding vitamin K epoxide reductase; amino-acid sequence: MFDMLHKWLSNKDSKRQQFAALALLLGSGLGLLASFVLSIEALTLAKNSHAVLNCDLNAAISCSAVANHWSATPLGFPNSFIGMMTLPVMVTIAVALLAGVKLPKWFMWGAQLGAVAGLLFAGWMFYMSYVEIGALCPWCLTLDAGMLLVCYGLTRYNVVTRMVGGRRMRKFVDRGFDTFLLALVTVVIVVVILATFGRELFA
- a CDS encoding GatB/YqeY domain-containing protein translates to MSALKARIADEMKAALLGRHRFRGDVLRSLKAAILNEEVSLGRRDEGLNDAEVEKVIAREVKKRKESAALYWANGRAELAEPEEKEAAILQEFLPKQLSEDEIRAMVEAAVADLDATMQQMGQVIGAVKTKAGNAADGALIAKITKETLAKQ
- the map gene encoding type I methionyl aminopeptidase, coding for MPTLITGEKTPQQMKDMRECGRMLATIYDELRQQVTAGMSELDVNEFVAGRIKDFGAEATYLTDEVKFPGVICVSTNEQLVHSFPTEYVFEKGDVVSFDLVIGYRGMKTDSAFTMVIDEEPRGAKKHLLHATEQSLYAGIDAISGGGTRVGDISAAVEAVLKKAKLGIIRELVGHGVGLQMHMSPEIPNYGRRGTGPVLHAGDTIAIEPMASLGSEKIVTEDDGWTISLKDGSLGAHFEHTVLITETGAEILTTL
- the ftsA gene encoding cell division protein FtsA, whose amino-acid sequence is MQEQSRYVVGIDVGTKTVRCVVGHIGESGLPNIVGVGVSENSGMRKGAVSNLTGPAAAIDKALEAAERMSGHHINAAALSVNGSHILSTKADGMIAVGMSGGEVTDEDVLRIEEVATTGKVPANREILEIVPHAYRLDGQDNIKDPVGMSGTRLELRANVVSGLTPYVANLRRSAEMANVTASSLTPSVLAAARAVLSESQIENGVAVIDIGGSTTGVAVFEEGDLQHVAVIPMGAQNVTNDVAIGLKTDPEIAEAVKLAHARLGGGKAGRVDTKHDKQVYTFEQSEIDEIVEARYEEIFELVAKELKRAGGIGRLPSGVVLVGGGAKVKDLVEFAKNSLGVAAKLGVPAGYAGVSDEANGPEFAAAIGLMLIDGAGAERAEHAQSKVGSVTKKAGGMISRLLARFK
- the recJ gene encoding single-stranded-DNA-specific exonuclease RecJ — translated: MTLFEQILTARGLTTRAVRQAFLQPDYMAVKYDPFLLPDMKKAVARLKQAREQGEKIVIYGDYDIDGLSATALLLDAFGKFGFEGVDAFIPNRFVEGYGMTMGAVDKVRDMGADLIVTVDTGSLCHAEIAYAASLGIDTVVTDHHNVAETPPPSVAAVNPKFPGHTYPFRDLCGAGVAFKLVQALQTELDGLPDGYEKWLLDLVALGTVCDIVTLADENRANVYWGLEVLKKQQRPGLKALMAVAGIEPERVNARHLGFGLGPRMNAAGRLETAQHALDMLVARDGLAALEASEKLEELNGRRRGIQDAIFEEACVQAEELADDRVLVVSSGGWNHGVIGIVASKLVEKYKRPVFIIGERGEEATGSARSFGDFSAADAVRAADDIIIKGGGHGAAAGVTLETEKIGDFRRRVNEFYDSLQLTNQERYLLPRADVEIDDFSEIDEELVANLAKMEPFGNGNPEPVLKITTASVLSVRRMGADGQHVKLALRDKNSKVLQMLAFNAPEEFFREPGDEVVAWFQPTINEWQGARTVEGRLVHVALLD
- a CDS encoding AAA family ATPase, with the protein product MILLFGPPGAGKSMQGQMLAARQGWKWLSTGEMLRRSNDPAVIDILRSGELVSDELIYQVFEQAVQDARDRNYPNIIVDGFPRTKEQAAWLDEYMAQMNEKIDTVISLEVPEAEIMRRLEKRGRLEDTPEAIARRMTIYRQKMYPVLGIFAEAGVRIVHLDGVGTAGEVHDRIYEEAAYACQL
- the ftsZ gene encoding cell division protein FtsZ, whose protein sequence is MPQITPSEVQTFASIKVVGVGGAGGSAINRMKDAGLAGVQFIAMNTDAQALHNSKADVKIHLGHTTTNGLGAGADPMVGEAAANESREEIRQALEGADMVFVTIGAGGGTGSGAGHIVAEIAREMDILVVGVATRPFSFEGEKRRVNADWAITHLGRQVDTLITIPNDRLLQTIDRRTPLLETFKIADDVLRQGVQGISELITEHGLINLDFADVKAVMSRAGSALMGIGRADGENRAVQAAQQAIESPLIEVSIDGAKGVLFNVTGGYDMSMAEIQEAAEVITSAVSPDANIIFGATLKPELEDEVIITVIATGFDSETYHDHEVSLTSEVSHESETEVDDEVVEGIDLELSEQSGATDFTSEQENNIWDQPAEDEADEDDTPAFLRRRKKNKEE
- the nrdR gene encoding transcriptional repressor NrdR, giving the protein MSGFNIGDSRVIESREVSDGVAIRRRRETPDGRRFTTYERVEKPNLIVIKKNGSRELFDRVKLAHAVRQSVGKFLKSDEEVESIITAVEDKLYALGASEVPSRQIGEFVLDELAKRNEVAYVRFASVFQKFETLDDFVKILEQRRQKGQE